TACCCGCAGCGCCCACTGCCGGGCGTCCCGGGTCTGGATCTCCAGGTGCTCGGCCGCGTACGCGTCGACCACCCGCAGCCCCGCCTCGAGGTCGTCGACGAGCACCACCCCGCTCTGTGCCCCGGAGAGCGCCTCGGTGATCCGGGGGCTGTGCTTGGCCGAGGCGATCTGACGGGTCAGTTCCCGCTCGACCGCGTCGGCCAGCTCCAGCGAGGGCGTGACCAGCACGCTCGCCGCGAGCGGGTCGTGCTCGGCCTGGCTGATCAGGTCGGCCGCGACGTGCGCCGGGTCGGCGGTCTCGTCCGCCAGGACGGCGATCTCGGTCGGTCCGGCCTCGGCGTCGATGCCGACCACCCCGCGCAGCAGCCGCTTCGCGGCGGTGACCCAGACATTGCCCGGACCGGTGATCATGTCGACCGGGACGCACCGGGTGTCACCCGAGGCGTCGGTGGTCGCGCCGTACGCGAGCATCGCCACCGCCTGCGCGCCGCCGACCGCGTACACCTCCTCGACGCCGAGCAGGGCACAGGCGGCGAGCACCCGGTCGTCGGGCAGGCCGCCGTTCTCCCGCTGCGGCGGGCTCGCGACCACCAGCGACCGGACCCCGGCCGCCTGCGCCGGTACCACGTTCATCACCACGGTCGACGGGTACATGGCCAGGCCACCGGGGACGTAGAGGCCGACCCGCTCGACCGGCACCCAGCGCTCGGTGACGGTGCCACCGGGGACCACCTCGGTCACCGTCTCCGTACGCCGCTGGTCGTCGTGCACCCGGCGGGCTCGCGCGATGCTCTCGGTCAGGGCGGCCCGGACCGCCGGGTCGAGCGCCCGCTCGGCGGCGGCGATCGCCTCGGCCGGCACCCGGAGCTGGTCCAGGGTCACCCCGTCGAATCGATGGGTGGCCTCCCGGATGGCCCCGAAGCCATGCGCGCGCACCGCCTCGACGATCGGGCGGATCTGCTCCACCGCGACCGAGACGTCCAGTTGGGCCCGGGGCAACAGGCCCCGCGGGTCACGCGCGCTGCCGCGCAGGTCGATCCGGTTCAACACGCCCACGAGTCTAGGCGGCGCGGATCGGGAGGACCGACGCGCGCCCAGCCGGCGGGACGGTGAGTCAAACCACTCACCCCCAAGGTGTGCGAAACCGGCTAGGCTCGACCGGTGCACGCGCGGCTGCCGGTGTTCCCGCTCGGAACGGTGCTCTTCCCCGGTTTGGTCCTGCCGCTGCACATCTTCGAGGAGCGGTACCGGGAACTGGTACGGCACCTGATCGGGCTCCCCGACGGCACCCCGCGCGAGTTCGGCGTGGTCGCCATCCGCAGCGGCTGGGAGACCCGGCCCGCCGCCGGCCAGGGCGGGTCCGACGCCGCGGTCACCCTGCACGAGATCGGCTGCACCGCCGAGGTGCGCCAGATCACCGAACTCGCCGACGGCCGGTTCGACCTGGTCACGGTGGGACGCCGACGGTTCCGGATCAACGAGGTCGACGAGTCGGCCGCGCCGTACCTGACCGCCGAGGTGGAGTGGCTGCCCGAGCCGGGCGGTCAGGAGGAGGCGGCCGACCTGCTGGCGCCCCGGGTGCTCGCGGTGTTCCGCCAGTACCTGAGCCTGGTCCGGGCCGAGCCGGAGGAGATCTCGGAGCAGTTGCCGGACGACCCCACCGTGCTCTCCCACCTGGTGGCGGCCACCGCGTCACTGACCGTGGCGGACCGGCAGCGCCTGCTCGCCACCCCGGACACCGCCGGTCGACTCCGGGCGGAGCTGCGACTGCTCAGTCGCGAGGCGGCTCTGCTGCGCCAGGTGCGGGCGGTGCCGGTGCCGTTGACGGAGCTGGGAGCGCCACCGAGTCCCAACTGACCCCGACCGGCTCCGGCTCTGCGCCGAGCCCGGCGTACCGGGACCAGCCGGCCAGCATGGTGTACATCACCACCGCGCCGAACGCCGGGACCAGCAGGTCGCCACGGAGCGCCGGGATGAACCCGAAGATCCACTCGAATCGACCGGCGCGCAGGTCCGGGGGCTTGCCGAAGGTACTTCCGGCGGCCGAGGTCTCCAGCAGGTGGTGGTACTCGCCGAGCCCGATGTGGCGACCCACCTGCCAGGCGACCACCGCCGCGCCGAGTGCTCCGAGGCCCGCCACCACCATGCCGATCGGACCGCGGTAGCGGCGCAGGAAGAGCCAGACCAGGATCGCCGCCAGCAGGCCGAAGATCAGGCCGAAGAGGGCGAACCAACCGTCGGCGGCGACGAACTCCTCCGGCTGCGGCTGGGCCAGCACGGCCCCGCCGTCGGCCTGGATCACCGGCACCGAGGGCGCGACCGCCCGCCAGAGCAGCCCGAGCGGCACACCGAGCAGGACCAGCACCAGCACCGCGACCACTCCGGCGGTGAGCGTCCGCCACGGCTCGCCGCGCCGGGCCGGCACCGGCTGGTCGTACGCCGGAACCTCCGCGGCGGCCGACGGACCCGGCACGTCGCCGGCGCCCCCCGCCTCGCTCTCCGGGCCGTCGGGACCACCGGTTCCGACCGCGTCCGGCGCGGTCGTCGCGGACCGGGGCGGGTCGTCGGAGGTTTCCGGGGCGGTACGCGGCACCCCGTCCCGGACGGGGCTGGCCTCGTCCGCGGGTTGCTCGTTCTCGGGGGTCGCCGGGCTCACTCCGTGATCCTCTCAGGCCGCCCGGTCGCGCCGGGCGGCGGATCCACGACTCGACCCGACCCGGCTGGCGCGTCGTCCGTCGGCGTGGCGAGCGGCCGGCCCGGTTCGTTCCCGGCGCCGGGGCGACCACCGTCCGGCACGTTCACCGGTGTGCCGGGACGGTCACGGTGGCGCGCGGGTGACCGGTCAGCCGGCGACCGCGCTCGGCCCGAGCAGCGCCTTGAGGTCGGCCATCAGCGCGGTGCTCGGCGCGACCCGCATCCGGCCGAGCCGCAGCAGGGTGCCCCGGGATCCGTTGACGAGCCTGACGTGCACCTCGGCCGAGCCGGGATGGCTGGTCAGCACCTCACGGAGCCGTTCGACCAGGGGCGGGGTGCAGCGGGACGGCGGCAGTGCGAGCACCACCGGCTTCACCTCGTCGGCCGCGGTGATCTCCGGCATGGACATGTCCATCGCCATCAGCCGGGGCTGGTCGTCCCGCCGGTCCACCCGCCCCTTGATCACCACGATCGCGTCTTCGGCGATGTACTGGCCGACCACCTCGTAGGTGTTGGGGAAGAAGAGCACCTCGACCGCGCCGCCGAGGTCCTCCAGGGTGGCCGAGGCCCAGGCCCGGCCCTGCTTGGTGATCCGGCGCTGCACCCCGGAGAGGATGCCGGCGAGGTTGACGATCTGGCCGTCCGCGACGTTGCCCTCCTCCGCCAGCGAGGCGATCGACATGTCGGCCGCGGCGGCGAGGACGTGCTCCACCCCGAAGAGCGGATGGTCGGAGACGTAGAGGCCGAGCATCTCCCGCTCGAAGGTGAGCAGGTCCGTCTTGTCCCACTCGGTGGTCGGGATGGTGGGCGTGACCGAGATGCCGGGGACCGCGCTCGCCTCGCTCTCGAAGGCGGTACCGAAGAGGTCGTACTGACCGGTCGCCTCCTTCTTCTTCACGTCGAGGAAGGAGTCGATCGCGTCGGTGTGCACCGCGAGCAGCCCCTTGCGGGTGTGCCCGAGCGAGTCGAACGCCCCCGCCTTGATCAGCGACTCGATGGTCTTCTTGTTGCAGGCGACCGCGTCCACCTTGCGCAGGTAGTCGTAGAAGTCGGTGAACCGGCCCTTCTCCTTGCGGGTCCGGCGGATCGACTCGACCACGTTCGCGCCGACGTTGCGGACCGCCGCCAGGCCGAACCGGATGTCCTCGCCGACGGCGGCGAAGCGGGCGTTGGACTCGTTCACGTCCGGCGGCAGGACCTTGATCCCCATCCGCCGGCACTCGGCCAGGTAGACAGCGGACTTGTCCTTGTCGTCACCGACGGAGGTGAGCAGCGCACCCATGTACTCGGCCGGATAGTTCGCCTTCAGGTACGCGGTCCAGTACGACACCACCCCGTACGCCGCGCTGTGCGCCTTGTTGAACGCGTAGTCGGAGAACGGGACGAGGATGTCCCAGAGGGTCTTGATCGCCTCGTCGGAGTAACCGTTGGCCTTCATACCGGCGGCGAACGGCTTGAACTCCTTGTCGAGGATCTCCTTCTTCTTCTTACCCATCGCCCGACGCAGCAGGTCCGCGGCGCCGAGGGTGTACCCGGCCACCTTCTGCGCGATCGCCATGACCTGCTCCTGGTAGACGATCAGCCCGTAGGTGTCGCCCAGGATCTCGGCGAGGGACTCGGCCAACTCGGGGTGGATCGGCACCACCGGTTTGCGCTTGTTCTTGCGGTCGGCGTATTCGTTGTGCGCGTTGGCGCCCATCGGACCGGGCCGGTAGAGCGCGCCGACGGCGGAGATGTCCTCGAAGTTGTCCGGCGCCATCGACCGGAGCAGGGCCCGCATCGGTCCGCCGTCGAACTGGAACACGCCCAGGGTGTCACCCCGGCCGAGCAGGGCGTACGTGGCCGCGTCGTCCAACGGCAGGTCCTCGAGGACCAGGTCGATGCCCCGGTTTTCCTTGATCGACTCCAGGCAGTCGTCCATGATGGTCAGGTTGCGCAGGCCGAGGAAGTCCATCTTCAGCAGGCCGATGGTCTCGCAGGCACCCATGTCCCACTGGGTGATGATCGAGCCGTCCTGCTCGCGCTTGTGGATCGGCAGCACGTCGAGCAGCGGGTCCCGGGACAGGATCACGCCGGCCGCGTGTACGCCCCACTGGCGCTTGAGGCCCTCCAGCCCCTTGGCCGTGTCGACGATCTTCGCCACTTCGGCGTCGGAGTCGTAGAGCGACCGGAACTCGGCCGCCTCCTGGTAACGCGGGTGGTTCTTGTCGAAGATGCCGCCGAGCGGGATGTCCTTGCCCATCACCGCCGGTGGCATCGCCTTGGTGATCCGGTCACCGACCGCGAACGGGTAACCGAGCACCCGGGCGGCGTCCTTGATCGCGGCCTTCGCCTTGATCGTGCCGTACGTGATGATCTGCGCGACCCGGGCCTCGCCGTACTTCTCCGTGGCGTAACGGATCATGTCACCGCGCCGACGCTCGTCGAAGTCCATGTCGATGTCGGGCATCGAGATGCGGTCCGGGTTGAGGAACCGCTCGAAGAGCAGGCCGTGCTGCATCGGGTCGAGCTCGGTGATGCCGAGCGCGTACGCGATCAACGCACCGGCGGCCGAACCACGGCCCGGACCGACCCGGATGCCCTCCCGCTTGGCGTACGCGATGAGGTCGGCGGTGACCAGGAAGTAGCCGGGGAAGCCCATCTTCAGGATGACGTCGAGCTCGTACTCGGCCTGCCGCTGGCGGTCCTCGGGCACCCCGTTCGGGAACCGCCGGGCCAACCCACGCATGACCTCCTTGCGCAGGAAGGTCTCCTCGGTCTCGCCCTCGGGCACCGGGAACTGCGGCATCAGGTTCCGGGAAGCGAACATCACCGAGTAGTCACCGATCTTCTCGGCGATCTCCAGGGTGTTGTCGCAGGCCCCCGGTACCTCGGCGTCCCAGATCGCCCGCATCTCAGCCGGCGACTTGAGGTAGAAGTCCCGGGCGTCGAACCTGAACCGCTTCGGGTCGGCCATCGTCGAGCCGGACTGCACGCAGAGCAGCACCTCGTGCGCGTCCGCGTCGGCCGCGTGGGTGTAGTGCAGGTCGTTGGTGGCGATCGGCTTCAGGTTCAGGGTCTTGCCGAGGCGGATCAGGTCCTGCCGGATCCGGGTCTCGATGTCCAGCCCGTGGTCCATCAACTCCAGATAGAAGTTGTCCGCGCCGAAGATGTCGCGGAACTCCGCCGCCGACTCGCACGCCTTCTCGAAGTTCCCGATCCGCAACCAGGTCTGCACCTCACCGGACGGACAGCCGGTGGTGGCGATGATGCCCTTGCCGTACTGGTTGAGCAGTTCCCGGTCGGCCCGGGGCTTGTAGAAGTAGCCCTCCAGGCTCGACCGGGAACCGAGGGCGAAGAGGTTGCGCAGCCCGTCGGCGTCCTGGGCCAGCATGGTCATGTGGGTGTACGCCCCACCACCGGAGACGTCGTTCTCGCCACCGTCGGCCCAGCGCACCCGGGTCCGGTCCCGCCGGTCGGTACCGGGGGTCAGGTACGCCTCCAGGCCGATGATCGGCTTCACCCCGGCGGCTGTCGCCTGCTTGTGGAAGTCGTACGCGCCATAGAGGTTGCCGTGGTCGGTCATCGCGAGGGCGGGCATGCCGAGCCGGTTGGTCTCGGCGAAGAGCTCCTTGAGCCGGGCCGCCCCGTCGAGCATCGAATACTCGGTGTGCGTGTGCAGGTGCACGAACGAGTCAGACACCGGGACCCCCTTCACCTCAGCGTCAGCACGAACGGGCGTCCCCGGGCGACCGGCCACGGGGGCCGGTCCGGGGTCGCCAGACCGAGAAGCCTAGTCCCCTCTTCGGCGGACGAGGACCGCCGACACCCGTGCGGGAGAAGAGACACATCACGGTTGCTCGGGGGCGCACCGTCACCGCCTCCCGGCGCCCGGCACCGACTGCGATACCGTCTCAATCCAGTCGTGGCAGTCCGCCATGCAGCCATAGCTCACCTGTCGAAGGAAGAACCATGACCGCCCACGACAGCACGGTCGTACCAACCCCGCGGCAGGAGGTGACGGCCCCGCTGCATCAGGGCGAAACGGTACTCACCGACCGCCCGGAGGCCGCCAACCCGGCCCACGCCGGAGCCGGCGACACCAGCGGTACGGGCACCGGCAACGCCCGCCGACCCCTGTGGTTCGCGCTCGAGGTGCTGGCCAGCGTCGCCACGGCGGTCGCGTTCCTGGCCTGGAGCCGGAACATCGACGTCGACCCGCTCGACCGCAAGGGGCAGGTCAGCGGACTGGCCGCACTGCAGTTCCGGTTCGCCGTGGTCGCCATCGTCGTGGTCGCGGCCCTGGTCGTGGCACACCGACTCCTCGACGACACGCGTCGTAAGCGAGCGGTCACCATCGGTTGCGCGGTTATCGCCGGCCTGACCACCGGACTGGTCGCCGGTGGCATCGACGTCGCCCTCCGTGGCACCCAGTGGGGCCTGTGGGCCGGCGGCGGCGACTACAGCTGGATCCTCGACTGGGTCAGCCGGATGCAGCGCGGCGAAGCGGTGCCGAACCACTACCCGCCGGTCATCTTCTGGCTGATCCGGGGCTGGGCGAAACTGAGCGACCAGCCCGCCGCGTACGCGATCAAGGAGATCCAACTGGTCGGCACCGCCCTGTTCGGGCCGGCCGCCTACCTCGCCTGGCGCCTGGTCCTGCGCCCCGTCTGGGCGCTGGGCATCGGCGTGGTCGCCATGCTGCCGTTCATCGAGCCGGTCAAGCCGTACCCGCAGATCACCCTCGTGATGCTGATGCCGGTCCTGGTCAGCTTCCTGCAACTGATCCGGCGCAGCGCCACGCTGAGCACCCGCCGCGCGATCGGGCTCGGTGTCGCGTTCGGCGGCGGCCTGGGCCTGCTGTTCCTGCTCTACTCCGGCTGGTTCGTCTGGTGCGCCCCCGGCGCCGCCGCGGCCTTCCTTTTGCTCGCCCCGTGGCGACGAGGGTGGGCCAAGGTCCTGACCGTCGGCACCTCGGCGCTGGTCTCGATGATCCTGGTCTCCTGGGTACACCTGCGCGGACTGCTCTCCGACACCGGCGGGACCTCGGACAACTACTTCTACTTCGACACCAACACCGAGCCGACCTACTTCGCCATGTGGCGCAACGACCGCCCCGCCGACGTCGGCCCGGTCTGGCCGCCGCTCGGCGAACTCGGCGGCGTCGGACTGTTCACGATCTTCCTCGCGGTCGGGCTCGGTCTCGCGCTCTGGTTCGGCTGGCGGCGGACCGTGGTGGCCACCATCGGACTCAGCGCGGTCAGCAGCTGGCTGCTGCGGATGTGGCTGGCCAGCGAGCAGTGGGAGACGCTGACCGTACGCCTGTACCCACGGACCACCATGATCCTGCTCTACTGCATGCTGCTCCTCGCCGGCTTCGGGGTGCTCTTCGCCTTCACCGCACTGCGCGAACGGCTCCGGGCCAGCCCACTGCTCACTCCGGTGACCGGGGGGCGGGCCGGAGCGGGAGTGCCGATCGGGATCATGTTCATCCCGCTGTTGCTGGTCCTCGCCTCGGCCGGCTCCGCCACCGCCAACCACTACATGCCCGACAGCCGTCGGGACAGCACCGGCTACTTCGCCTGGATCGCCCAGACGAGGTGGTACCCGCACGAGAAGACCTGCTCGGCGTACGGCCGCCTGCACGACTGCGGTACGTCCGACCGGTCCACCTCGCCGGCGGCGGTCAACACCCCACCCCCCAGCCCCAGCGTCACACCGACGCCCACCCCGGCGACGGCGTCGCAGCCGGCACCGCAGACCTCCAGCGGCGCACCGGCGCGACGGCCCTCGCCGAGCAGCACGGCGACCCGCTGATCGGACAGAACGACAACTGACCGGTCCGACCCCCGGGGGGTCGGACCGGTCAGTTTTTTGGACCACTCCCGAGCGCCGGCACCAGCCGGGTCAGCGGGCGAAGGGCTCGATCATCACCGAGGCCGCCTTCAGCCACGCCTGCCGCGTCTCGTGCTGGAGGTTGGCGTACTCGATCGACGAGCCGCTCTCCAGTGCCGGGTCGTACGGCACCACCACCACCGCCCGGGTACGGGTGGCGAAGTGCCGCTCCAGGTCCGCCTGCAACGGCGAGCGGCCCGGTGTCGGGCAGGAGACCAGGGTGACCGCGTTGTCCGCCAGTTCGCCCATGCCCACCTCGTGCAGCAGGTCGAGCATCCAGTCGGCGGCGAACGCGGCGTCCTCCCTCGGCACGGTGGTGACCACCAACTGGTCGGCGGCCTGGATCACCGTCTGCCAGTTGACGCTCTCCACGTTGTTGCCGGTGTCGACACAGATCACGTCCTGGGTACGGCGCAGCAGGTCGAGCACCCGTCGTACGGTCTCCTTGTCCAGCCGGGAGGCGAACCGTGGGCTCTCCTCCCCGGCGAGGACGTTGTACGAACCGTCCGAGGCGTGCCGCAGATAGTCGTCGAGACGCCCGGTCAGGTCCGTACCGTTGCGAATCTCGACCTCGGCCAGGTCGGTGATGAGGTGCCGGATGGTCCGGGCATGCCGGGCGCTGCCCGCGCGCAGCCCCAGGGTGCCGCGAAGCTCGTTGTCGTCCCAGGCCAGCACGCCCCGGCCCCGCACACTGCCGACGGTGGCTGCGGCGAGCACGGTCGCGGTGGTCTTGTGCACCCCGCCCTTGGGGTTGGCGAAGGCGAGCACCCGGGGCGTGCCGAGGTCGCGGCGCAGCACGCTGACCGCCCGCTCGACCTCCACGTCCGGCTCGCCGTCACGCCACTCGACCCGACCCTGCGCATAGCCGTTGCCGCTGGCGGGCACGGCGGCGGAACGGGCGGCGCTGGCGGGCGCCGCGGTGGCACGGGCGGCGCTGGCGGTCCGCACGGGCGCGACCCGCGCCGCCGCGGTCACCGGGCCGGGCGGCGGAACGGGATCCGGCAGCGGCGGCGGCACAGCCGGCGCCTGGGTCGGCATCGGGGCGACGGCGGCAGCACCGGCGCTCGGCATGGGTACGCCCATCGGTACGACGACCGGCACCGAGGCGGCGCCGGCCGGAGCGGCACCCACCGGGGGCGCGGCAACCGGGGCGGCACCGACCGGCGGTACGCCGACCGGGGCGGAGCGGTTCGGCGAATAGCCCGGATCAACCCGCCCGTACGCACCGGGCTCCGCCCGACCGTAATCCTGGTCGCCCCGCGCGTAGTCCGGCTCGACCCGACCGTAACCAGCGGTGGGCTCGGGCCGACCGTACTCCGGCTCGACGCGACCGTAGCCGGGCGCCTCGGGCCGACCGTAGTCGTTCTCCGGCGCGCTGCGACGGGCTCCCGGGTCGGCGCGACCGTAGCCGGCCGCGACCTCGGGCCGACCGTAGCCCGGCTCGGCCTGACCGTAACCGCCACCGACCTCCGGGCGGCCGTACGCCGGCTCGGGCTGACCGTAACCACCGGCACCAACCGGAGTACCTGGGGTACCGGGAACACCCGGAGTACTGGGAACACCCGGTCCAGCGGGGCCGGCGGGCACCTCGGGCCGGCCGTAACCCGGCTCGGCCTGACCGTAACCACCGCCGACCTCCGGCCGTGCGTAACCGGGGTCGGCGCGACCGTAGTCCACGTCCCCGGCGGCCCGCCGGTAGTCGGACTCCAGCGCCGCGTACCGGGACTCCACCGGTGGCCCCAGGTCGCGGTAACCGTTGTCCAGCACCGCATAGCGGGACTCGGACGGTTGCCCGGGACCGGGGTCGTAACCCCCGGCGGTGGGCTCCGCCCGGTATCCGCCGTCAGCGGGATCGTCGAAGTCCCAACCGGACCGACCACCGCCGGCACGGGGACCGGCGAGTTCGGCCGACCCACCGGCCGCCCGGATCTCGTCTACCCAGCGGTCCTCCGGCTCGGCCTGCTGTTCGGTGGAACGGCCGCCAAGCCGTGCTCGGTCCAGCAACGCGCGCCAACGCGGTGCTGGTTCCGCCGGCCGGCTCCAGCCGGTCTCGGTGCCGTCCACGGCTCGCCCTCCCAGCGCCTTCGGTGCCCCGCCTGACAAGGCTATGAGGCAAACCCTATTAAGGCCACACCGGAGCCCCTACACCAGTGTCCGGTTCGCCAGACATTGCGCTTACCGTGCCGCCGTGACCTGGTCCCTCACCGCGCCTCCACCTCGACGATCTCCGTGGGCTCCACCAGGACATCGTCGGCGACGGCCGGCACTGTCGACGCCACCGGCGGGGCCGGCGTCGACGGTTCGACCGGGGGCTGCGGGGCCGACGGCGGGGCGGTGGTCGGCTCCGACGTCGGCGGGCTCACACTCACCGGCGCGGTCGGCGGCGTCGACGGGGGCGTCGGGTCGAGACTGGGATCCGGTGCCGGAGTCCCGCTCGCGGGGGCGGTGGTCGAACCGCCGGACGGGGTCGGCGACCCGTCGTCGGCCGGCGGACGCACCACGTCCCGCTGCTCCGGCAGGGGCGGGGTGAACACGGCCCGGTCCAGACGACGTACCTCCGGCGCCGCGTCGACCGCGCGTACGCCGGGCCGGGCCGCCACCCGGTCGAGCACCGTCGGGGTGGCGCGGACGATCGCCGCGTAGACACACGAGCAACCCGAGCCGTACGCGGTCGCCTCGTCGAGCGCGACCTGCGCACCACTGTCGTACAGCCGGCGGAGTTCCTGGTCGGCGTCGGGCGGCAGCTCGGCGGCGCGGGCCCGGTAGTCGGCCGCCTCCCGGTCCTTGCGCTCGGCGACCCGACGCATGCCGGCGACCACGTCCGCCGGGATACGCATCGCCGGGATACGGACGAGTTCGGTCTGGGTCTGCGGTCGGGGCACCCGGCCGAAGACCTCCGACACCGACACGTCGCCGATGATCGGGGTCAACCGGTCAGGTGCCAGGTACGCCGCCAGGGTGACCAGCGCGTACGTCTCGCCGCCCGGTTCGTCCGGCGGGGTGGCGACCAGCGCCTTCAACTCGCTACGGCTGGACTCGACGTAACCGGGGATGGACTCTCCCTCGATCACCCCGACCCGGGTCACCTCGCCCACCGTGGTGTCGCCCCCGACCTGCGCCCGGTCGGCCGCCCAGACCGCCGTGACGAGCACCGCGACCGAGGAGAACAGGGCGGCGGTGGTGAGCACCCGCATCCGCAGCGGCCCCTGCCCGAGCCGGACCAGACCCCTGGCCAGCGGGGGGAGCAGTCGTCGGTCCAACTGTCGCAGCAGGTCCCCGGGGCGCACGGACGGAACTCCCCCTCGTCGGGCGGTCGATAGCGGTCGCGTCGACGCTCAGTCGCGGAGTATCGCGAGAGCGTTCTTCAGATCGTCAGGGTAGTCGCTGACGAAGCGAACCTCTTCGGCCGTACGGGGGTGGAGAAAACTGAGCTCTCGGGCATGCAGCCACTGCCGTTCCAGCTTGAGTCTGCCGGAAAGCGTCGGATCCGCACCGTACGTCAGGTCACCCACGCAGGGGTGGCGCAGCGCGGAGAGGTGCACCCGGATCTGGTGCGTACGGCCGGTCTCGAGCCGGACGTCGAGCAGGCTCGCCGAGGGAAACGCCTCGAGCGTGTCGTAGTGGGTGATGCTGGGCTTGCCGTCGGCGACCACGGCCCAGCGGTAGTCGTGGTGCGGGTGGCGGTCGATCGGGGCGTCCACCGTGCCCCGCAGCGGGTCGAGATGGCCCTGCACCACGGCGTGGTAGCGCTTCTCGACCTCGCGCACCTTGAACGCCCGCTTGAGCGAGCTGTACGCCTGTTCGCTCTTGGCCACCACCATCACACCGGTGGTGCCGACGTCGAGCCGGTGCACCACGCCCTGCCGCTCGGCGGCACCGCTGGTGGCGATGGTGTGCCCGATGCCGGCCAGCCCGCCGATCACCGTCGGGCCGGTCCAACCCGGGCTCGGGTGGGCGGCGACCCCGACCGGTTTGTCCACCACGACGATGTCGTCGTCGGCATAGATCACCCGTAGTCCGGGCACGGCCTGGGGAATGATCTGCGGCGCGACCGGTGGGGCCGGCAGCGTCACCTCCAGCCAGGAACCGGCGCTGACCTTGTCGGACTTCGGTCGCGCGACCCCGTCGACCAGCGCGTCACCGGCTTCGACCAGGGCGGCGGCGGCGGTGCGGGAGAGCCCGAACAGGCGGGCGACCGCCTGGTCCAGCCGCATCCCGTCGAGCCCGTCCGGCACCGGCAACGAGCGCTGGTCGCCGACCGCGCGGGCCGGCCCTGAGTCATAGGTGGAAATCATTTCGCATCCCGATCCCGAGTGCCCGAACTGGCTTCTGGATCGCCGTCCTGAGCGGTCGCGGCACCCGACTGGGCGCCCTTGTCAGCCGAGCTGTTGCGGATCCGGGTGCCGTCCCGCTGCCGTCCCGTCAGTTCGAGCAGGATGGCCAGGATCACGCCGCTGACCAGCGCGCTGTCCGCCAGGTTGAAGATCGGCCAGGTCTGCCCGTACGGGTCGAAGAGGCTGACCATGTCGACCACGTGGCCGAGGAACGGGCCCGGGGCGCGGAAGATCCGGTCGACGAAGTTGCCGAGCGCCCCGGCGAGTACGAGCCCGAGCGAGATGGCCCAGGGCAACGAGCGCAGCTTGGTCGCCATCCAGCTGATCCAGCCGACCACGCCGACGGTGACCAGGGGGAAGACCCAGGTGTACTCGGAGCCGAGGCCGAACGCCGCGCCGCTGTTGCGGATCAGGGTGAGGTACACCGCCCCGCCGAGCAGGCGTACCGGCTCACCGTCGGTGAGGTTCGACAGGGCGAGCTGCTTGGTGCCGATGTCGGCGAGCAGGACCAGCAACGCGGTCGCCACCAGGATCGTGATCGCCCGCCGACGGCCCACACCCGCCTTCGGCACGGCGGTGTCGGGCCCGTCGGGCCGTACTGCGGTCATCTGCTCCCCATCGACGTTCAGCGGTACTGCCCTTCACCCGTGGCGACGCAGTCCCGCGGTCCGCGCGGCCCGGGGGTGTGCCCCCCGAACCACGTCGGACCGGTCGCTCAGCGTCGCTCTTCCAACTGTTTGCAGGAGACGCAGAGGGTGGCGGACGGGAACGCGGCGAGCCGCTCCACCGGGATCGGGTTGCCGCACTTCTCACACCAGCCGTAGCCGCCCTCGTCGAGCCGCTCCAGCGCCCTCTCCACCTGCGTGATCCGCTCCAGGATGCTGTTGGCGAGAGAGATCTCCTGCTCCCGCTCGAACGTCTTGGTACCGGTGTCGGCCTGGTCGTCACCGGCCGAGTCGGTCAGACGGTCGCGCTGCAGCTCGGTAATCTCGCTCAGCGTCTGATCGTACTCGGCGCGCAAGTCATCCCGCC
The Micromonospora pisi DNA segment above includes these coding regions:
- the hisD gene encoding histidinol dehydrogenase; this encodes MLNRIDLRGSARDPRGLLPRAQLDVSVAVEQIRPIVEAVRAHGFGAIREATHRFDGVTLDQLRVPAEAIAAAERALDPAVRAALTESIARARRVHDDQRRTETVTEVVPGGTVTERWVPVERVGLYVPGGLAMYPSTVVMNVVPAQAAGVRSLVVASPPQRENGGLPDDRVLAACALLGVEEVYAVGGAQAVAMLAYGATTDASGDTRCVPVDMITGPGNVWVTAAKRLLRGVVGIDAEAGPTEIAVLADETADPAHVAADLISQAEHDPLAASVLVTPSLELADAVERELTRQIASAKHSPRITEALSGAQSGVVLVDDLEAGLRVVDAYAAEHLEIQTRDARQWALRVRNAGAIFVGPYAPVSLGDYCAGSNHVLPTGGCARHSSGLSVQSFLRGIHIIEYDEAALRDVARHVVTLAEVEDLPAHGQAVAVRFPDERYR
- a CDS encoding LON peptidase substrate-binding domain-containing protein, translated to MHARLPVFPLGTVLFPGLVLPLHIFEERYRELVRHLIGLPDGTPREFGVVAIRSGWETRPAAGQGGSDAAVTLHEIGCTAEVRQITELADGRFDLVTVGRRRFRINEVDESAAPYLTAEVEWLPEPGGQEEAADLLAPRVLAVFRQYLSLVRAEPEEISEQLPDDPTVLSHLVAATASLTVADRQRLLATPDTAGRLRAELRLLSREAALLRQVRAVPVPLTELGAPPSPN
- a CDS encoding DUF2567 domain-containing protein encodes the protein MPRTAPETSDDPPRSATTAPDAVGTGGPDGPESEAGGAGDVPGPSAAAEVPAYDQPVPARRGEPWRTLTAGVVAVLVLVLLGVPLGLLWRAVAPSVPVIQADGGAVLAQPQPEEFVAADGWFALFGLIFGLLAAILVWLFLRRYRGPIGMVVAGLGALGAAVVAWQVGRHIGLGEYHHLLETSAAGSTFGKPPDLRAGRFEWIFGFIPALRGDLLVPAFGAVVMYTMLAGWSRYAGLGAEPEPVGVSWDSVALPAPSTAPAPPAPGAAEPPRD